In Paenibacillus dendritiformis, the DNA window GACGCCGAGGTCCTTGCAATAGTGCAGATGTTCGGCCGCAAAGGCTTCCGCGTCGGGAATCGCAACGTATTTATAAAAAAGAAGCACTCGATAGTCTTTCATCGCGCGTACTCAATCCTTTCATTATCGGAGTCTGTCAACAAGAAGAGCGGAAGGGAGAGAGGAACCTCTGCCTTCCGCCGCCATTGCATTGGAGCTTGCCAATGCTTGTCAATTGCAATAGTCATATTCTAACGAACGACGCATACATAGTCAACATAGAAGTTGATAATGTATCTATAAGCGAGACGGCGTCCGCCGCGTTACCGGATTGACAAAGCCAATCCGTGTAGGTCATACTTATTATACATAAATGTTGTAAAAGTAGCAAAACCATGATATGGATGTCGAACGACGTGATAGTCGGAAGAAGAGAGGGAGTGTCGGGCATGAAATTACTCGGTATATCTGGAACGATCGTGGGTTCGAAGACGGGAATCGCGGTGCAAAGCGCATTGCAGGCGGCGAAGCGCTTCCATCCCGATATCGAGACCGAATATCTCGATATGAAGGAATATCAGGTCCAGTTCTGCGACGGAAGAGATCCGTCGGCTTATACGGGGGATACGAAGACCGTCATCGATATCGTGTCGGCCGCGGATTGTTATATTATCGGGACGCCGATTTTCCAGTCTTCGATTACGGGCGTGCTGAAAAATCTGTTCGATTTGGTTCCGACCGCCGCCTTGTACAATAAAGTGATGGGCTTTGTCGCGACGGGCGGCACGTACCAGCATTACCTCGTCGTGGAGAATCAGTTGAAGCCGATCGCCGGTTATTTGCGGGCGTTCGTCGCGCCAAGCTATGTCTACTTGCATGACGATCATTTCAATGCGGAGCGGCAGATAGCCGATCCGGATGTTCGCGACAGACTGGAGCGGCTTGCCCGCGAAGTCGTATTTATGAATCAGAAGCTGAAAGGCTGAACCCCGCCGTATCAGGCATGGGGGCAGCTTGGGAACGCTATTTTGCAGAAAAATCAACGTGAGCAAAGGACTTGACTTTTTTTGAAATGCGCGTGTAATATTAATTCCATATTCACAAGGCAATGACCAAAGACATGATTCCCTGCACGGGCTGCCCAGAGAGAGAAGCGACTGCTGCAAGCTTCTTCGGCTACGGTTGCGGAATTACCCCTTTGCAGCCGTGGCGTTGAACCCGTCGAGCGAATAATAAGCGGCGGAAGTAAGCGGCACCGTCTCATCCTCGTTACCGGATGTCCAATGAAGGATCTTGCATCTGCACGGCTCGTGAAGCGAAGCGGCCAGGCGGCCATGCAAGGTCGAACTAGGGTGGAACCACGAGCGGAACGCACTCGTCCCTGTCCGGGAGAGCTGCGTTTTTTTGCGTTCCCGCGTGCGTTCATCGAGCTTGGACCAGAATCGAGGAAAGGGAGGCTGAAGCATGGAGATCAAGGTTACATTTCCAGACAATTCGAACAGGAGGTATACGCAGGGCACGACCATCGCGGACGTGGCGGCTTCGATCGGCGCCAGCTTGAAGAAGCAGGCCGTTGCCGGCAAGATCGATGGCGCGCTCGTGGATCTGAACCGGACGATCGGGCATGACAGCCTTGTCGAAATCATTACGCAGGACAGCCCGGAAGGGCTCGGCATCCTGCGTCACAGTACGGCGCATGTCATGGCGCAAGCCATTCAGCGGATATATGGAGCCGATCAAGTCAAGCTTGGAATCGGCCCGGTCATTGAGGATGGTTTTTATTATGACATCGATATCGAGCGGCCGCTGTCCACAGAGGATCTGGCGGCCATCGAACAAGAAATGTCGCGGATCATTCAGCAGAATCTGCCGATCGAGCGGCAAGCGGTCAGCCGCGAGGAAGCGCTGCGGCTCTTTGGACAACGGGAAGAGCCGTTGAAGCTGGAATTGATTCATGATTTGCCTGCGGACGCGGTCATCAGCATTTATAAGCAGGGCGAATTTGTCGATTTGTGCCGGGGTCCGCATCTGCCGTCCACCGGACGGATCAAGGCGTTCAAGCTGCAGAAGGTATCCGGGGCCTATTGGCGTGGCGACGCGAACAACAAAATGCTGCAGCGGATATACGGCACAGCGTTCGTGAAGCAGGAGCAGCTTGACGAGCATCTGCACCGGCTGGAGGAGGCGAAGAAGCGCGATCACCGCAAGCTGGGCACGGAGCTGGGCTTGTTCATGTTCTCCGAGGAAGCGCCGGGCATGCCGTTCTATCTGCCGAACGGGATGACGATTCGCACGGAGCTGGAGAACTTCTCGCGCGAGCTGCAGCGGCAGCGCGGTTACGAGGAAGTGCGCACGCCGTTCATGATGAATAACCGGATGTGGGAGCAGTCGGGGCATTGGGATCATTATAAGGACAATATGTACTTCACGAAGGTCGACGAGACGACATTTGCGCTGAAGCCGATGAACTGCCCGGGACATATGCTGATTTACAAACATGGCCTGCATTCCTACCGCGAGCTGCCGATCCGGCTTAGCGAGTTCGGTCAAGTGCATCGCCACGAGATGTCGGGCGCCTTGAACGGCATGCTTCGCGTCCGCACATTCTGCCAGGATGACGCGCATATTTTCGTCCGTCCGGATCAGATCGAAGACGAGATCAACGAAGCCATGTCCTTGATTGACGAGCTCTACAACGTATTCGGCTTCGAGTACAAGATCGAATTGTCTACCCGGCCGGAGGATTCGATGGGATCGGAGGAACTGTGGAACGAGGCGGAGCGGGCGCTGAAGCAGGTGCTCGGCCGGCGCGGCGTCGATTATCGGATTAACGAAGGGGACGGCGCCTTCTACGGGCCGAAAATCGATTTCCATATCCTTGACGCCTTGAAGCGGAGCTGGCAGTGCGGAACGATTCAATTGGACTTCCAGATGCCGGAGAAATTCGATCTCGCCTATATCGGCGAGGACAGCCAGAAGCACCGCCCGGTCGTGATCCATCGCGCGATGTACGGTTCCATCGACCGGTTCATCGGGATCTTGACCGAGCACTATGCCGGCGCGTTCCCGCTGTGGCTGGCGCCCGTTCAAGCGAAGGTGCTCCCTGTATCCGAGATGTTCGCGGATTATGCGCTTCAGGTGAAGCAGGCGCTCGCAGCCCGCGGCATTCGAGCCGAAGTCGATGGCCGCAATGAACGGCTCGGCTTCAAAATACGCGATGCCCAGCGCGCCAAAATTCCGTACATGCTCGTCGTCGGGGAGCAGGAGCAGCGGGATGGAAGCGTGTCTGTGCGCAAGCGGGGCGAGGGCGATCTCGGATCGCAATCCGTTCGCGGGCTGGCGGAGGTTATGGAGAAGGAAATAGGAAATCGACAGTGAAAGAATGGGAGATGAGCGGGCGATGAACCAGGATGGCGAACACGCGTTCAAGCGGCTCGATGCACAGCAGCTTGCCGCCATTCGTGAATTGGCTGACCTATGCAATGAGCATGACGGAATCATTCTGAAGCTGAACTGGGACATGCTGCAAGACCGGAAGGACGATGCGATCATTGCCTTTCTGTATTACGCAGGCGGGCAAGTTGTCGGATTTCTGGGCCTGTATCAATTCCTATCGTCCGAAGTGGAAGTGAGCGGAATGGTGCATCCGCAGTATCGCCGCCAAGGCATATTCGGCAAGCTGGTTCGCGCCGCTCAGGAGGAATGCATCCGCCGGAATACAGGAAAGCTTATCTTCATCTGCGAGCGGCGCTCGGACTCCGGCCGGGCATATGCGGAGAGCGCGGGAGCGAGATACAACTTCTCGGAATACTGGATGCAGCTCGGCGGGTGGAATGAAGCGGCGCTGAGCGGCACGCCGGATGCAGAGATAGCGCTCCGCAAGGCGGAAGCAAGCGACATCGAGATTCTCACGCGTCTGAGCGCGGATGGCTTCGGTATGGATGAAGCGGATGCGCGGGACTATGTGGAGGCTTCCTTCCAATCGCGGGCCGACACAGCGTATATCGCCGATCTGCGGCCACTGAACGGAAAACCGCTGCCGATCGGGAAAATTCATGTCATGCTCGAAGAAGGCGTGGCGTTCATTTTTGGATTTTGCATCTTGTCGCAGCATCGGAAG includes these proteins:
- the thrS gene encoding threonine--tRNA ligase, encoding MEIKVTFPDNSNRRYTQGTTIADVAASIGASLKKQAVAGKIDGALVDLNRTIGHDSLVEIITQDSPEGLGILRHSTAHVMAQAIQRIYGADQVKLGIGPVIEDGFYYDIDIERPLSTEDLAAIEQEMSRIIQQNLPIERQAVSREEALRLFGQREEPLKLELIHDLPADAVISIYKQGEFVDLCRGPHLPSTGRIKAFKLQKVSGAYWRGDANNKMLQRIYGTAFVKQEQLDEHLHRLEEAKKRDHRKLGTELGLFMFSEEAPGMPFYLPNGMTIRTELENFSRELQRQRGYEEVRTPFMMNNRMWEQSGHWDHYKDNMYFTKVDETTFALKPMNCPGHMLIYKHGLHSYRELPIRLSEFGQVHRHEMSGALNGMLRVRTFCQDDAHIFVRPDQIEDEINEAMSLIDELYNVFGFEYKIELSTRPEDSMGSEELWNEAERALKQVLGRRGVDYRINEGDGAFYGPKIDFHILDALKRSWQCGTIQLDFQMPEKFDLAYIGEDSQKHRPVVIHRAMYGSIDRFIGILTEHYAGAFPLWLAPVQAKVLPVSEMFADYALQVKQALAARGIRAEVDGRNERLGFKIRDAQRAKIPYMLVVGEQEQRDGSVSVRKRGEGDLGSQSVRGLAEVMEKEIGNRQ
- a CDS encoding NADPH-dependent FMN reductase → MKLLGISGTIVGSKTGIAVQSALQAAKRFHPDIETEYLDMKEYQVQFCDGRDPSAYTGDTKTVIDIVSAADCYIIGTPIFQSSITGVLKNLFDLVPTAALYNKVMGFVATGGTYQHYLVVENQLKPIAGYLRAFVAPSYVYLHDDHFNAERQIADPDVRDRLERLAREVVFMNQKLKG
- a CDS encoding GNAT family N-acetyltransferase produces the protein MNQDGEHAFKRLDAQQLAAIRELADLCNEHDGIILKLNWDMLQDRKDDAIIAFLYYAGGQVVGFLGLYQFLSSEVEVSGMVHPQYRRQGIFGKLVRAAQEECIRRNTGKLIFICERRSDSGRAYAESAGARYNFSEYWMQLGGWNEAALSGTPDAEIALRKAEASDIEILTRLSADGFGMDEADARDYVEASFQSRADTAYIADLRPLNGKPLPIGKIHVMLEEGVAFIFGFCILSQHRKRGYGRRILQHMLHLIRERHEAADAALEVAVENENALGLYTSCGFRIRNANDYYDLDLPAGKPRTE